The following are encoded together in the Pan troglodytes isolate AG18354 chromosome 6, NHGRI_mPanTro3-v2.0_pri, whole genome shotgun sequence genome:
- the TMEM176B gene encoding transmembrane protein 176B isoform X3 produces MTATELGSVSPNGQGRMTQNTVIVNEVAMASRPSQPTHVNVHIHQESALTQLLKAGGSLKKFLFHPGDTVPSTARIGYEQLALGVIAAGAGAIVHEKHPGKLAGYISSLLTLAGFATAMAAVVLCMNSFIWQTEPFLYIDTVCDRSDPVFPTTGYRWMRRSQENQWQKEECRAYMQMLRKLFTAIRALFLAVCVLKVIVSLASLGVGLRNLCGQSSQPLNEEGSEKRLLGENSVPPSPSREQTSTAIVL; encoded by the exons ATGACAGCAACAGAACTTGGATCCGTGTCTCCCAACGGCCAAG GCAGGATGACGCAAAACACGGTGATTGTGAATGAAGTTGCTATGGCCTCTAGGCCATCCCAGCCCACCCACGTCAACGTCCACATCCACCAGGAGTCAGCTTTGACACAACTGCTGAAAGCTGGAGGTTCTCTGAAGAAGTTTCTTTTTCACCCTGGGGACACTGTGCCTTCCACAGCCAGGATTGGTTATGAGCAGCTGGCTCTAGGG GTGATCGCAGCAGGAGCTGGGGCCATTGTCCATGAGAAGCACCCGGGCAAACTTGCT GGCTATATATCCAGCCTGCTCACCCTGGCAGGCTTTGCTACAGCTATGGCTGCTGTTGTCCTCTGCATGAATAGCTTCATCTGGCAAACTGAACCCTTTTTATACATCGACACTGTGTGTGATCGCTCAGACCCTGTCTTCCCTACCACTGGGTACAGATGGATGCGGCGAAGTCAAGAGAACCAATGGCAGAAGGAGGAGTGTAGAGCTTACATGCAGATGCTGAGG AAGTTGTTCACAGCAATCCGTGCCCTGTTCCTGGCTGTCTGTGTCTTGAAGGTCATTGTGTCCTTGGCTTCCTTGGGAGTAGGTCTTCGAAACTTGTGTGGCCAGAGCTCCCAGCCCCTG aatgagGAAGGATCAGAGAAGAGGCTACTGGGGGAGAATTCAGTGCCCCCTTCGCCCTCTAGGGAGCAGACCTCCACTGCCATTGTCCTGTGA
- the TMEM176B gene encoding transmembrane protein 176B isoform X2: MTQNTVIVNEVAMASRPSQPTHVNVHIHQESALTQLLKAGGSLKKFLFHPGDTVPSTARIGYEQLALGVTQILLGVVSCVLGVCLSLGPWTVLRASGCAFWAGSVVIAAGAGAIVHEKHPGKLAGYISSLLTLAGFATAMAAVVLCMNSFIWQTEPFLYIDTVCDRSDPVFPTTGYRWMRRSQENQWQKEECRAYMQMLRKLFTAIRALFLAVCVLKVIVSLASLGVGLRNLCGQSSQPLNEEGSEKRLLGENSVPPSPSREQTSTAIVL, encoded by the exons ATGACGCAAAACACGGTGATTGTGAATGAAGTTGCTATGGCCTCTAGGCCATCCCAGCCCACCCACGTCAACGTCCACATCCACCAGGAGTCAGCTTTGACACAACTGCTGAAAGCTGGAGGTTCTCTGAAGAAGTTTCTTTTTCACCCTGGGGACACTGTGCCTTCCACAGCCAGGATTGGTTATGAGCAGCTGGCTCTAGGG GTGACTCAGATATTGCTGGGGGTTGTGAGTTGTGTTCTTGGAGTGTGTCTCAGCTTGGGGCCCTGGACTGTGCTGCGTGCCTCAGGCTGTGCCTTCTGGGCGGGGTCTGTG GTGATCGCAGCAGGAGCTGGGGCCATTGTCCATGAGAAGCACCCGGGCAAACTTGCT GGCTATATATCCAGCCTGCTCACCCTGGCAGGCTTTGCTACAGCTATGGCTGCTGTTGTCCTCTGCATGAATAGCTTCATCTGGCAAACTGAACCCTTTTTATACATCGACACTGTGTGTGATCGCTCAGACCCTGTCTTCCCTACCACTGGGTACAGATGGATGCGGCGAAGTCAAGAGAACCAATGGCAGAAGGAGGAGTGTAGAGCTTACATGCAGATGCTGAGG AAGTTGTTCACAGCAATCCGTGCCCTGTTCCTGGCTGTCTGTGTCTTGAAGGTCATTGTGTCCTTGGCTTCCTTGGGAGTAGGTCTTCGAAACTTGTGTGGCCAGAGCTCCCAGCCCCTG aatgagGAAGGATCAGAGAAGAGGCTACTGGGGGAGAATTCAGTGCCCCCTTCGCCCTCTAGGGAGCAGACCTCCACTGCCATTGTCCTGTGA
- the TMEM176B gene encoding transmembrane protein 176B isoform X1, whose product MTATELGSVSPNGQGRMTQNTVIVNEVAMASRPSQPTHVNVHIHQESALTQLLKAGGSLKKFLFHPGDTVPSTARIGYEQLALGVTQILLGVVSCVLGVCLSLGPWTVLRASGCAFWAGSVVIAAGAGAIVHEKHPGKLAGYISSLLTLAGFATAMAAVVLCMNSFIWQTEPFLYIDTVCDRSDPVFPTTGYRWMRRSQENQWQKEECRAYMQMLRKLFTAIRALFLAVCVLKVIVSLASLGVGLRNLCGQSSQPLNEEGSEKRLLGENSVPPSPSREQTSTAIVL is encoded by the exons ATGACAGCAACAGAACTTGGATCCGTGTCTCCCAACGGCCAAG GCAGGATGACGCAAAACACGGTGATTGTGAATGAAGTTGCTATGGCCTCTAGGCCATCCCAGCCCACCCACGTCAACGTCCACATCCACCAGGAGTCAGCTTTGACACAACTGCTGAAAGCTGGAGGTTCTCTGAAGAAGTTTCTTTTTCACCCTGGGGACACTGTGCCTTCCACAGCCAGGATTGGTTATGAGCAGCTGGCTCTAGGG GTGACTCAGATATTGCTGGGGGTTGTGAGTTGTGTTCTTGGAGTGTGTCTCAGCTTGGGGCCCTGGACTGTGCTGCGTGCCTCAGGCTGTGCCTTCTGGGCGGGGTCTGTG GTGATCGCAGCAGGAGCTGGGGCCATTGTCCATGAGAAGCACCCGGGCAAACTTGCT GGCTATATATCCAGCCTGCTCACCCTGGCAGGCTTTGCTACAGCTATGGCTGCTGTTGTCCTCTGCATGAATAGCTTCATCTGGCAAACTGAACCCTTTTTATACATCGACACTGTGTGTGATCGCTCAGACCCTGTCTTCCCTACCACTGGGTACAGATGGATGCGGCGAAGTCAAGAGAACCAATGGCAGAAGGAGGAGTGTAGAGCTTACATGCAGATGCTGAGG AAGTTGTTCACAGCAATCCGTGCCCTGTTCCTGGCTGTCTGTGTCTTGAAGGTCATTGTGTCCTTGGCTTCCTTGGGAGTAGGTCTTCGAAACTTGTGTGGCCAGAGCTCCCAGCCCCTG aatgagGAAGGATCAGAGAAGAGGCTACTGGGGGAGAATTCAGTGCCCCCTTCGCCCTCTAGGGAGCAGACCTCCACTGCCATTGTCCTGTGA
- the TMEM176B gene encoding transmembrane protein 176B isoform X4 — protein sequence MTQNTVIVNEVAMASRPSQPTHVNVHIHQESALTQLLKAGGSLKKFLFHPGDTVPSTARIGYEQLALGVIAAGAGAIVHEKHPGKLAGYISSLLTLAGFATAMAAVVLCMNSFIWQTEPFLYIDTVCDRSDPVFPTTGYRWMRRSQENQWQKEECRAYMQMLRKLFTAIRALFLAVCVLKVIVSLASLGVGLRNLCGQSSQPLNEEGSEKRLLGENSVPPSPSREQTSTAIVL from the exons ATGACGCAAAACACGGTGATTGTGAATGAAGTTGCTATGGCCTCTAGGCCATCCCAGCCCACCCACGTCAACGTCCACATCCACCAGGAGTCAGCTTTGACACAACTGCTGAAAGCTGGAGGTTCTCTGAAGAAGTTTCTTTTTCACCCTGGGGACACTGTGCCTTCCACAGCCAGGATTGGTTATGAGCAGCTGGCTCTAGGG GTGATCGCAGCAGGAGCTGGGGCCATTGTCCATGAGAAGCACCCGGGCAAACTTGCT GGCTATATATCCAGCCTGCTCACCCTGGCAGGCTTTGCTACAGCTATGGCTGCTGTTGTCCTCTGCATGAATAGCTTCATCTGGCAAACTGAACCCTTTTTATACATCGACACTGTGTGTGATCGCTCAGACCCTGTCTTCCCTACCACTGGGTACAGATGGATGCGGCGAAGTCAAGAGAACCAATGGCAGAAGGAGGAGTGTAGAGCTTACATGCAGATGCTGAGG AAGTTGTTCACAGCAATCCGTGCCCTGTTCCTGGCTGTCTGTGTCTTGAAGGTCATTGTGTCCTTGGCTTCCTTGGGAGTAGGTCTTCGAAACTTGTGTGGCCAGAGCTCCCAGCCCCTG aatgagGAAGGATCAGAGAAGAGGCTACTGGGGGAGAATTCAGTGCCCCCTTCGCCCTCTAGGGAGCAGACCTCCACTGCCATTGTCCTGTGA